Proteins from a genomic interval of Xiphias gladius isolate SHS-SW01 ecotype Sanya breed wild chromosome 23, ASM1685928v1, whole genome shotgun sequence:
- the rab33ba gene encoding RAB33B, member RAS oncogene family a, whose amino-acid sequence MADSGSPVEFPGSLTSSTLPPPRTRIFKIIVIGDSGVGKTCLTYRFCAGKFPEKTEATIGVDFRERLVEIDGEKIKIQLWDTAGQERFRKSMVQHYYRNVHAVVFVYDVTNAASFHSLPAWIEECKQHALGTEVPRILVGNKCDLQDSIQVGTDVAQQFADAHSMPLFETSAKSPNNQGDETFGGGNNDHVEAIFMTVAHKLKSQKPLVLSQPPGGSVGTINLSRGMNDGGDRARSWGCSSC is encoded by the exons ATGGCGGACAGCGGGTCGCCGGTGGAATTCCCCGGCTCTCTGACGAGCTCAACTCTTCCTCCACCGAGAACTCGCATCTTCAAAATCATAGTCATCGGGGACTCGGGGGTCGGTAAGACGTGCCTCACCTATCGCTTTTGTGCCGGGAAATTCCCCGAGAAGACCGAGGCCACGATCGGGGTGGACTTCAGGGAGAGGCTGGTCGAGATTGATGGCGAGAAAATCAAG ATCCAACTGTGGGACACTGCAGGCCAGGAGCGCTTCAGGAAGTCCATGGTACAGCACTACTACCGCAATGTGCACGCTGTTGTCTTTGTCTATGATGTTACCAATGCCGCCAGCTTCCACAGCCTCCCCGCCTGGATTGAGGAGTGCAAGCAGCACGCTCTGGGCACAGAGGTACCCAGGATCCTAGTTGGAAACAAGTGTGACCTCCAAGACTCCATCCAAGTGGGCACGGATGTTGCGCAACAGTTTGCAGACGCCCACTCCATGCCTCTGTTTGAGACGTCTGCAAAAAGCCCAAACAACCAAGGAGATGAAACCTTTGGTGGTGGAAACAATGACCATGTTGAGGCTATTTTTATGACGGTTGCCCACAAGCTGAAGTCTCAGAAGCCTCTAGTGTTGAGCCAGCCGCCCGGGGGATCGGTGGGTACCATCAACCTGAGCAGGGGGATGAATGATGGGGGTGATAGGGCTAGGAGCTggggctgcagcagctgctga